One segment of Plasmodium vinckei vinckei genome assembly, chromosome: PVVCY_04 DNA contains the following:
- a CDS encoding DEAD/DEAH box helicase, putative → MILANNVYKVPKLKDPKFLRIAENDSINRYSFINKFEENELEDIENIINNKDISIDNKIELFYSKLNSSIHDIFRIIADYTSLYIINGEGLLIHVCMLLSKFYSFQNEEDQNILSFNNSLNISSIIYYIEKVLRDFALCNSNFHIIFFNVFNLFFEKETKLFENYNILRNAFIIHCKKNLIPYYIFDNWYNDNNYNIYIIKYKPLFMFVEDSSSFLYLFNKFYVSEVNEENELDTNATLSKGTEIDEKTNNNSDNILDREKNRKEYLKKKKIYDYYNEEIREISLCFYFLLINNILRDIKSVLFFNVEIEKNTVNAFSINYKMMNFKTVEKLNEEAASLFEKNIYQNIGIRESIDYKNANSNYTQINISQNIKDYDLIYNDEKNYSKEELELLELFSVNVKSDNINLKNIVLNVFYSKIKETIMNDDEKKNFTFLTVKLIFMHNYLIEKLNMKNLNCMYDIEKTDKDYCSYNFVKSQVERYILSYLNIYNLILKSLQGYMYCDALQNIRNTDILHFFNSSIIHNLISFICYKIRENNYIINYEDFSFEDSDFFEKAFKTVVGNDDMPFFPINFEFLLNCTNLLSKNETNNVEGNDSKVDENTVKDVNQCKSETSNNNKIINVNLINIKNEFIENFFHIDNKPNEAAKNTNDIINENNKEHEIKYKVNYVDKCVEYDNEFFELCGLLHITQREEVYDIYRRYIKMSKNSRISKVRREDERNVLRGQQKEERRNAIIAKYFYISSLHHPIIISENHPWLKYYIYNIDKLYNYLKNEENKKVINMRMKRIFEETFLKETTPSICDAKSKQIKKQQNYVKMFEVLDDISGDESNIDNDGQNNKGKKGQKEKEEKKHNKGGNSNQLTRKDEILKRKELLNEKKIYEVDLERYNVLEAKINKLSSNNNYSEMNTWSLDIISGFNRLVDVYNFNNISNLIKNITIQLKASMKVLSNMFDIIMHTKLKNVKTNKQKSDAIRSVMLIYKLVNEIFNKFKEHLTEKDIVQLQTVLLSLGFRNSSYNLFEEYIKIKMKQIEEENNNDAEEDKTGKNKKNVKGKEKTKLKPGAKGGKNKEEEKMGLDKTKKKGREESNSENRVKVSDRKEIKELYKYKIESVKSYSELKIDEDKEHEFQLYYMYYLLDRTTGNIKDKRVLFTLDTWQYNILNLVDRRKSILVSCPTSSGKTFICYYVMDKVLRLNNDSVVVYVAPNDTLALQVFHEVNGRFSTKSYSKYGESKLCSYLTDKYAQDKALEAQIVIILPSVLENILLSYYSMSENTGLETKVSKFISRIEYIIFDEIHCIGDKEFYGPQIENIIHLTTCPFLALSATIGNIKYFYDWLKNVMIKKGKDEKDLHLIKFYERFSDLVLYVYTNKNLHHLNPLACYNYRDILYKGINKDFYCNPREIYEIIMLLFELAKQKKFYDLVEFLEPSFYFKYTRCINKKQFIYYMHSVKEMIIYLIQNKYITSSDYDMFIHMLLSNYLKNTDVSRGEKKEEEKSNKEKKIEKREAAKESDSSSDSDEENKKIKSMQSITKHLYKRKVQDDAPKEKLFQELYKNVVLDEKHYLNKSNDLVKYTETVNVEQEYLDSGNLIELLKHLEDVNFLPCIVFNFERKELEDMTINLINELMRRQHDKYYGTDERAFNTKMENKLRQERYENLLKQREMLLKIKTVSRNQRLEQNLDKDYLDMLNEDEIPEPPIDISEEYDGDFYFCNRKVYHNYVFEIEDLIKDAERAIEGRKNKDILIEGLKRGIGLHYEVLPYKFTIIVESLFRLGYIKIIFSNKNLSLGINIPCKSIIFTGHTYELNSLMFKQTSGRAGRRGFDLYGNIIIWNINFKNLKRLITCPLQTLSGTYCVNFTNICRSMLLYNCLKKYREMEEIAHRNKAVVNKPSKKKKKEETMSVAEKEEIFEKNRFININYFSRVNGILSLFYNTLYYINAFHDENNKALENIESNKNGERVKGGVNKTIGDGNTSNNTNNYDIICGNECLNFRKEEFLEYKEKDISSDFINRKYEYNELICEIIENKKKNKYMSIFENQKNLKELSFMIKIHFLIYINILVEMEALDDDGNIINLTELSILLKKECDNNFLITHLFRKRIIHNLIGDDVFLSYSNSEVSLQKIIDCITFEKNYSRNAIVDDASRGKFILLFILSHFINKIKENKIALTNILINYNNKSRNRLELFSHKYFPLLHTLPKSIQNHVNNLEKLILNNLINYSIIIISKLKLWNRKKTYLLPYTQLYIFEEHPSSNLNDIFNNTNSEFINYYKGKIDDYNIRSPFLAPIYKNDKFDSLCELLYTSLIDLDMKKNMIPDIMEDYVYFYKFENGLIKEERACLKNSYMIDYFLHGKYYVLRNKNKLGQYTWYIIDRFIDSLKNIENYLYEIKREKDFSNDIFYTCLSSMKDILQKHFKSINSE, encoded by the exons ATGATTTTAGCTAATAATGTTTATAAAGTTCCTAAACTAAAAGACCCGAAATTTTTGAGGATAGCAGAAAATGATAGTATAAATAGATATTCGTTCATTAACAAATTTGAGGAAAATGAATTAGAAGATATAGagaacataataaataataaagatataagtatagataataaaatagaatTGTTTTATTCCAAGTTAAACAGTAGTATACATGATATATTTAGGATAATAGCAGATTATACtagtttatatattataaatggtGAGGGTTTATTAATTCATGTATGTATGCTATTATCTAAGTTTTATTCATTTCAAAATGAAGAAGACCAAAATATTCTTAGTTTTAACAATAGTTTGAATATTAgtagtataatatattacattGAGAAGGTGTTAAGGGATTTTGCTTTATGTAATtcaaattttcatataatattttttaatgtttttaatttgttttttgaaaaagaaacaaaattattcgaaaattataatatcttAAGAAATGCATTTATAATtcattgtaaaaaaaatttgattccttattatatttttgataactggtataatgataataattataatatatacattataaaatataaacctttatttatgtttgtTGAAGACAgttcttcttttttatatttgtttaataaattttatgtgAGCGAAgttaatgaagaaaatgaattagATACTAATGCAACATTGTCAAAGGGAACCGAAATTGacgaaaaaacaaataacaacagtgataatattttagatagagaaaaaaatcgtaaggaatatttgaaaaaaaaaaaaatatatgattacTACAATGAAGAAATTAGAGAAATATCGCTCtgcttttattttcttttaattaataatatattaagagATATAAAATCTGTGCTTTTTTTCAATGTGGAAATTGAGAAGAATACTGTAAATGCCTTTTctataaattataagaTGATGAATTTTAAAACGGTTGAGAAATTAAATGAAGAGGCAGCATCtctatttgaaaaaaatatatatcaaaatattgGTATTAGAGAAAGTATAGACTATAAGAATGCTAATAGTAATTACACAcagataaatatatcacaaaatataaaggattatgatttgatatataatgatgaaaaaaattatagcaAAGAAGAGTTAGAACTGcttgaattattttcagtAAATGTGAAATCAGATAACATTAATTTGAAAAACATCGTATTAAATGTGTTTTACTccaaaattaaagaaacaATTATGAACGATGATGAGAAAAAgaattttacatttttaactgtgaaacttatatttatgcataattatttaatagaaaaattaaatatgaaaaatttaaattgtatgtatgatatagaaaaaacGGATAAAGATTATTGTAGTTacaattttgtaaaatcaCAAGTAGAgagatatatattatcttatttaaatatttataatttaatattgaaAAGCTTACAAGGATATATGTATTGTGATGcattacaaaatattagaaacacagatatattacatttttttaattcttcaaTAATTCACAATTTAATAAGCTTTATATGCTATAAAATAagagaaaataattatataattaattatgaagatttttcatttgaaGATTCAGacttttttgaaaaagCATTTAAAACTGTAGTAGGAAATGATGATATGCCGTTTTTTCCAAttaattttgaatttttactAAATTGCACTAATTTATTGtctaaaaatgaaacaaacAATGTAGAAGGGAATGATAGCAAAGTAGACGAAAATACGGTGAAAGATGTAAACCAATGTAAAAGTGAAacatcaaataataataaaataatcaacGTTAACTTGAtaaacattaaaaatgagTTTATAgagaatttttttcatattgaTAATAAGCCAAATGAAGCCGCAAAAAATACTAAcgatataataaatgaaaataataaagagcATGAAATTAAGTATAAAGTAAATTATGTAGATAAGTGCGTAGAATATgataatgaattttttgAGTTGTGTGGATTGTTGCACATTACACAGAGAGAAGAAGTATATGATATTTATAGGcgttatataaaaatgtcaaAAAATTCAAGAATATCAAAGGTAAGAAGAGAAGATGAAAGAAATGTATTACGAGGACaacaaaaagaagaaaGAAGAAATGCTATAATtgcaaaatatttttatattagcTCATTACATCATccaattattatatcaGAAAATCATCCATGgttgaaatattatatatataatattgataaattatataattatttaaaaaatgaagaaaataaaaaagtaattaATATGAGAATGAAAAGAATATTTGAAGAGACATTTTTGAAAGAAACAACACCGAGTATTTGTGATGCAAAAagtaaacaaattaaaaaacagCAAAATTACGTTAAAATGTTTGAAGTTTTAGATGATATAAGTGGTGATGAAAGTAACATCGATAATGATGggcaaaataataaaggcAAAAAAGGGcaaaaagaaaaggaaGAAAAGAAACATAATAAAGGAGGAAATTCAAATCAATTAACTCGCAAAGatgaaattttaaaaagaaaagaattgttaaatgaaaaaaaaatatatgaagtAGATTTAGAAAGATATAATGTATTAGaagcaaaaataaataaactgagtagcaataataattattctgAAATGAATACATGGTCATTAGATATAATATCAGGCTTTAATAGATTAGTAGAtgtatacaattttaataatattagtaatttaataaaaaacataactATTCAACTTAAGGCTAGTATGAAAGTTTTAAGTAATATGtttgatattattatgcatacaaaattaaaaaatgttaaaacTAATAAACAGAAATCAGACGCAATTAGAAGTGTAATgctaatttataaattggttaatgaaatttttaacaaatttaaagaGCATCTAACTGAAAAAGATATTGTTCAGTTGCAAACTGTTTTACTATCACTTGGATTTAGAAATAGTagttataatttatttgaagaGTATATTAAGATAAAGATGAAACAGatagaagaagaaaataacaatGATGCAGAAGAAGATAAAACaggtaaaaataaaaaaaatgtaaaaggaaaagaaaaaaccAAATTGAAACCTGGGGCTAAAGGTGGAAAAAACAAGGAAGAGGAAAAAATGGGTCTAGataagacaaaaaaaaaaggaagagAAGAAAGTAATTCAGAGAATAGGGTAAAAGTATCTGATAggaaagaaataaaagaactttataaatataaaattgaatCTGTAAAATCATACagtgaattaaaaatagatGAAGATAAAGAACATGAAtttcaattatattatatgtactATTTATTAGATAGAACAACAGGAAACATAAAAGATAAGCgtgttttatttactttAGATACTTGgcaatataatatattaaatttagtAGATCGAAGAAAAAGTATATTAGTTTCTTGTCCAACTAGTAGTGGTAAGacatttatttgttattatGTTATGGACAAAGTATTAAgattaaataatgatagtGTAGTCGTATATGTTGCCCCTAATGATACATTAGCCTTACAAGTATTTCATGAAGTAAATGGAAGATTTAGCACAAAAAGTTATTCAAAATATGGGGAAAGTAAATTATGCTCATATTTGACAGATAAATATGCACAAGATAAGGCATTAGAGGCTCAAATAGTTATAATATTACCTAGTgttttagaaaatattttattatcttaTTATTCGATGAGTGAAAATACGGGTTTAGAAACGAAAGTATCTAAATTTATTAGTAGaattgaatatataatttttgatgAAATTCATTGTATTGGAGATAAAGAATTTTATGGACCTCAAATTGAAAACATTATCCATTTAACAACTTGCCCATTTTTAGCATTATCTGCTACTATTggtaatataaaatatttttatgattggctaaaaaatgttatgataaaaaagggaaaagatgaaaaagatttgcatttaattaaattttatgaaagATTTTCAGATTTGGttttatatgtgtatactaataaaaatttgcaTCATTTAAACCCTTTGGCGTGCTATAATTATAgagatatattatataaggGAATTAATAAAGACTTTTATTGCAATCCTCgagaaatatatgaaattataatgttattatttgaattagctaaacaaaaaaaattttatgatttGGTCGAATTTTTAGAACcttcattttatttcaaatataCACGATGCATAAATAAGAAACagtttatatattacatgCACAGTGTAAAAGagatgataatatatttaatacaaaataagtatattaCTAGTTCAGACTATGACATGTTCATACATATGCTGTTatcaaattatttgaaGAATACTGATGTATCTCGAGGAGAAAAGAAAGAAGAGGAAAAGagtaataaagaaaaaaagatagAGAAGAGGGAAGCAGCCAAAGAATCTGACAGTAGCAGTGATAgtgatgaagaaaataagaaaataaaaagtatgCAAAGCATAACAAAACATTTATACAAGCGAAAAGTACAAGATGATGCACCAAAAGAGAAACTATTTCAGGAgttatacaaaaatgttGTATTGGATGAAAAACATTActtaaataaatcaaacGATTTAGTAAAATATACTGAAACTGTAAATGTTGAACAAGAATATTTAGACAGCGGTAATTTAatagaattattaaaacaCTTAGAAGATGTGAACTTTTTACCATgtattgtttttaattttgaaagAAAAGAATTAGAAGATATGACTATCAATTTGATTAATGAACTTATGAGAAGGCAAcatgataaatattatggAACTGATGAAAGGGCATTTAATACTAAGATGGAAAATAAGCTAAGGCAAGAAAgatatgaaaatttattaaagcAAAGAGAAATgctattgaaaataaaaactgtATCTAGGAACCAAAGATTAGAACAAAATTTAGATAAAGATTACTTAGATATGTTAAATGAAGATGAGATACCAGAACCTCCTATAGATATTTCAGAAGAATATGATGgtgatttttatttttgcaaTAGAAAAGTATATCACAATTATGTTTTTGAAATAGAGGATTTGATAAAGGATGCAGAAAGAGCAATAGAAGGGCGAAAAAATAAGGATATATTAATTGAAGGTTTAAAAAGAGGTATAGGTTTACACTATGAAGTTTTACCTTACAAATTTACAATTATAGTTGAATCTTTATTTAGATTGGGATACATTAAGATAATATTTAGTAATAAAAACTTGTCCTTAGGAATAAATATTCCTTGTAAatctattatatttactgGGCATACTTATGAATTAAATTCTCTTATGTTTAAACAAACTTCTGGAAGAGCTGGTCGACGTGGGTTTGATTTATATGgtaacataataatatggaatattaattttaagaATTTAAAAAGGTTAATTACATGCCCTTTGCAAACACTTTCCGGTACTTATTGTGttaattttacaaatatatgtagAAGTAtgctattatataattgcttgaaaaaatatagagaaATGGAAGAAATTGCACATAGAAATAAAGCTGTAGTAAATAAACCAAgtaaaaagaagaaaaaagaagaaaccATGAGTGTAGCTGAAAAGGaagaaatatttgaaaaaaacagaTTTATCAATATTAACTATTTTAGTAGAGTTAATGGTATATTAAGTTTGTTTTACAATActttgtattatataaatgcattccatgatgaaaataataaagcatTAGAGAATATAGAAagcaataaaaatggtGAACGTGTAAAAGGAGgagtaaataaaacaataggGGATGGTAACACATCAAACAATACgaataattatgatataaTTTGTGGAAATGAGTGTTTAAATTTTCGAAAAGAAGAATTTTTagaatataaagaaaaggaTATATCATCCGATTTTATCAatagaaaatatgaatataacgAATTAATTTGCGaaattattgaaaataagaagaaaaacaaatatatgtcaatttttgaaaaccagaaaaatttaaaagaattatcttttatgataaaaattcattttcttatatatataaatattcttgTTGAAATGGAAGCATTAGATGATGatggaaatataattaatttaactgaattatctatattattaaaaaaggaatgtgataataactttttaataacaCATTTATTTAGAAAACGAATTATACATAACCTTATAGGAGATgatgtatttttatcttaCTCAAATAGTGAAGTAtctttacaaaaaataattgattGTATAACtttcgaaaaaaattattctcGAAATGCAATAGTAGATGACGCATCACGAGGGAAATTTATCCTATTGTTTATTCTTtctcattttattaataaaattaaagaaaataaaatagctctaaccaatatattaatcaattataataataaaagtagAAACCGATTGGAATTATTTAgtcataaatatttcccTCTTTTACATACGCTTCCAAAATCTATACAAAATCATGTTAATAATCTAGAAAAacttatattaaataatttaataaattattcgATCATAATTATAAGCAAGTTAAAATTGTGGAATaggaaaaaaacatatttgcTTCCATATACTCAgttatacatatttgaGGAGCATCCCTCTTCAAATTTGAATGACATTTTCAATAACACAAATTCAGAGttcataaattattataaaggAAAG attGACGATTACAATATAAGATCCCCTTTCTTGGCTCCCATTTATAAAAACGATAAATTCGATAGTTTATGTGAATTACTTTACACATCTCTAATTGATTTGGAtatgaaaaagaatatgaTTCCAGACATAATGGAAGactatgtttatttttataagtttGAAAATGGATTAATAAAAGAGGAAAGGGCATGCTTAAAAAATTCTTATATGATAGATTATTTCTTGCACGGAAAGTATTACGTTTTAAGAAACAAAAACAAACTAGGACAATATACTTGGTATATTATAGATAGATTTATTGactctttaaaaaatattgaaaattatttatacgAAATTAAGAGAGAAAAGGATTTTTCAAATGACATTTTTTACACATGCCTAAGTTCAATGAAagatattttacaaaaacattttaaatcTATTAACTCAGAATAA